The following DNA comes from Cryptosporangium minutisporangium.
CGGCTCTCGGAACTGTCGCGGACGCCGGGATCGGACACCGGACTATGCTCGGCCGGTGGATGCGGACACGCTCGACCCGCTGGACCGGCAGCTCCTGCACGCGTTGCACCTCGACGGGCGGGCTCCCTTCGCCACCATCGCCAACGTCCTCGGAGTATCTGACCGCACGGTCGGCCGACGCGTCGCCCGGCTACGCGCGACCGGTGCGGCCCGGGTCACCGCCGTGGTCGACAACCGCGCCACCGGCTCCGCGGACTGGCTGGTTCGCCTGCGGGTCATGCCCTCGGGAGCCGGCGCCCTGGCTCGGGCGCTGGCCGGGCGTCCCGACACGTCCTGGGTGACGGTTCTGTCCAGCGGAACCGAGATCGTGTGCCTCGTGCGCGCACCTGCCGGAGCTCCGGCTCCGTTGGAAACGCTGACCCGACACCCGCACATCCGCGACGCCTATGCGCACCGAGTGCTGCGACACCTGATGAACCGCCGCTGGGCAGGCCGGACCTCCGCCCTCTCCGACGATCAGGCTGCCGCGCTGCAAGCGCCCCTCTCGGACAACGCCGCACCGATCGCCCTCAACGATCTCGACCGTCGGCTGCTGCCCGCGCTGGCCGCTGATGGCCGTGCCGGGTACCCGCATCTGGCCCGCTCTGTAGGGTGGTCGGAATCCGCGGTCCGGCGGCGCCTGGAGGACCTGCGGCGGTCTGGCGCAGTCCGGTTCGACGTCGAAGCCGACCCGGCACTGTTCGGCTTCTCCACCCAATGCCTGCTCTGGCTGACCGTCGCTCCGCCGCGGCTGGCCGTCGTCGCCCAGGCCGTGGCCGGGGACACTGAGACCGCGTTCGTCGGCGCGATCACCGGCGCGGCGAATCTGCTCGTGATCGCCGTATGCCGCGACGAGACCGCCCTCTACGCCTATCTCAGCGATCGGATCGGAGCGTTGCGCGGCGTCGAGCGTGTCGAAACCGCCCCGATCACCGCCTACGCCAAGCGAGTCGTCCCTGCCCTGCCATGACCGGACGAGAGCCCACCGATGGATTCGCTAAGACATCCCGCCATCACAACCACCTGGCCCGTGCCAACGCTGATCCAGTTGGTCTGGGCGTTGCAATCGGAGTACTCAGAAAATCCCTGCGGATGCCGACGGAAGTCTGTGTCTACTACAGCGCCAACGGCGCCGACAGAATTAGCCGCACGAAGGCCTATAGCCGCGCATTGAATGCACCTCAGAACGCCATTGCCCTTGCTCGCCCCTTCCGATCACGCGGTCGCCGAACGTGCGTTCATGGCAACTAGAAGCGTCAGAGAAGGCATTGCCGCGCCTACGAATCGGCGTCACGCCGCATGGCGGGTGTGAAGGTCGCCTGAAGGGTTGCGTCCAATAGGTGATGTATCCGTTGGCCGCATCCTGAGGTTCATCGAACCGTTAGTGCGCTGGCCGCAGGCCGTGCGCTGTTACGGGTCTTGCTGTGCATCAGTTGGCTGTGCGCGTTCGAGCTTGGTCCACCCGGTCCAGCCTCGCTTCCTCATCAGTTCGATCAATCGACGAGCCGGCGGCACCGCGTCGAACGCCAGCGTGTCCATTAGCGTGGCGAGCGGCGGTTCGACGTCGACGTCGCTCACGTGGTTCTCGCCGTGCTCGTCGGCTATCTGGGTGAGGTAGGCGGCTAGCTTGTCGGCCAACTCGACCAGGTATGTGTCGTCGTGGGCCCGGTCGAAAGCCCGGCCCAAGATGAGATAGAAGTCGATGAGCTGCGGGTCGGCGATCTGTTCGCGCTTGCGTGCTATCCACTCCGGAACTCGCTCAGGTGAATGCGCGGCCAGCGGAATCCAGCCGTCGCGTTCGACTTGGACGATGCGCTCGTCCACACCGAGCGCCCGCAGTCGGTCGAGATATTCCACCACCTCCGGGGGTAGCGCCAGGCTGTCCCCGACGGCGAGACGGGCGATCCGCTGGCGGTGTCGTTGCCGCTCCCGGATCTCTGCCCGCAGCCGCCCATCGATCTCTGCGATCGCTGCCGCGAACGTCTCCTCGTCGGCCCGCAGCAATTCCCGAACGCGAGCGAGTGGAACCCCGGCCTCGGCGAGAGTCCGGATCTTGATCAGCTCCACCACGGCGCGGGCGTCATACCGTCGATATCCCGACTGGTCGCGCTCCGGCTCCGGGAGCAGTCCCTTGGCGTGATAGTGCCGCACCGCGCGCACGGTCACTCCGGCGTAGGACGCCAGCTCACCGATGGTCAGCATCAGACCAGTCTCCTCGCCGGAAGCGCTTATGAAAGACACCTAGTCAGCTGAGCGTCGCTCGCCCCGAATGATCTGGGCGATGTGCTCGGCGTGGGAGAAGACGAGCCCGTGATCGGCGTCCAACCAGAACGTGGAGACGTGCGGCCGGGCACGGGCGAGCCGATCGACGCCGGCACGCCAGTTCAGATTGAGCCGCAGTGCACGCTCGTCGCCGCTGGCGCCGGCCATCGACGTCGACATGATCATCGTGATCGGTTGGTCGATCTGCCGGTATCGGTCGAGGATGCCGGACCGAACCGCGTCGACCTCGAGGTTCACCTCGAGAATATCCCGGCCCGTGAGCAGAACCTGACCCGCGGTCCCCCGCTTGGCTTCCTGCTGCGTCGCCAGACCCTCCCACATCGCACGGAAATCCGGCAGGTCGGCCTCGGTGATGAACCGCTCGGGCACCGGGTTCGCCCCGTCGATGAGAACGAGTTCGGCCACCGTCTCAGGACGCTCAGAGGCATAGTGCACGGCCAGATCCGCGCCCAGGGAATAGCCGACGAGCACGGGCGCCGAAGACAGATCGAGGCGCCGCGACTCCGCCATCACGGCGACGAGATCGCCGAGAAATGCCTCGAAGGAGTACCGGTCGGTGGCTGAGGTGCGGCCGTGCCCTCTGAGGTCGAAGGTCATCACGTCGTTGTCGTGCCGGAGCAACTCGATCAGCGTGTGCAGATCCGCCTGTGTCGAGTTCAGCCCAGGGCAAAGAATGAGTGGTCGCCCCCGGCCGCCGCGAGACACCGGGATCGCGACCCCGTCGTGGTGGACCGTGAAGTGCCGAACCGTCCTGTCGTCTTGCTTGAGCCCTTTCGTCTCGTCGCCGGACCAATCGCGCGGTCCGTCAACGTCAATAGCACCGGTTTTCGTCATGCCAGCCATGCTCAGACATTGACCCTGCGTCAGGGTCAACCTCTCAAGGTGAGATGACCGCCGAACCAGCCACGGCAACCCGGTAACGACCGGCCCGGACCGCCTGCATCGACGCCAAATCGCTATGGAGTCAACGCGGCTGCTCAACACCGCTTTCGCACCGCAGCCACGACCCCCAGGCGAAGGCACTCATCTGCCGTTGGCAGGCAAGGGTCAGGCGTCAAGTGCGGCGCAAGAATTTCTCGATCGCATCGAGGTCGCCGGGTCGAAGTCCCCGCCGGTGGTCTGGAGAGATCAGCAGCGCGCGCTCGCCGACGACCAGTGCGTCGCGGTCAGTGCCCGCCGTGGGTATCGCGTCATCATCGATCCACACTAGCCGCCTGCCGTCGGCGACTACCCCGTGCGCGGCCCGGAGCTTCGCTGCGATCCAAAGCAGATTCGAGGAGTTCGACGAGGTCTGGGGCGGCAAGTATCCGGCGATCGTGCGACTCTGGCGCAACGCGTGGGAGCAATTCGTTCCGTTCCTGGACTTCCCGCCCGAGCTGCACCGGCTGATCTACACCACCAACGCCATCGAGTCGCTCAACGCCCGATTCCCGGCAAACCACCCGCCGGCGCGGGCACTTCCCCAACGACCAGCCGCGCTGAAAGTGCTCTACCTGGTCATCCGGTCCCCGCGACCCAACCGGGCCAACGTCACCGGCAAACCAGCGGCTGGAAAAGCGTCCTGAACACCCTGGCCATCTACTACGGCGACCTCCAGCCGATCCGGCCTGCCGACACGGTCGGACCCGCCCCGCGGGCTCGGAACGTCGCAGGCATGTCGGGTCACACCATGAACGCAGCCGCCCAAGAGCACTGAATCGCATATGCTCCGAGTTCGACAAACTACACCTTTCGGTCAGCGACGACGCGCTCATCGGCCGGAGCATTGCGACCGAGCGATGCCACGCTGTCCGGCATCGGTAACGTCCTGTGGTGGGCGACCGGCCGATTTGCAGCGCAGACTCGCTGCGCGCCGATGGTTCGGCCGCCCCCACTGATAGGTTCTCCGAGTCGCCAGGCGTTCCATTACGGACAGTCTCTCCGGCTGCGAGCAGGGGAACCTCGAATTTGAACGGTATGCCGGTCAGGCGCCACGCACCACGCCGACGGCCCGTCCGCCTCGGCCGGTGCTCGTGGCTGGTCGCCGTAGCGGTCTTCCTCGTGTCCGTGTGCCGCTCCGATGAGCTGCAGCTCCGCGCGGAGCCGACGGGAGGAGATGCTCCTTCGTACTGCGCGGGTTTCGACGTCCGGTTCCAGCTGCCGGTCGACACCGAGCCGGAGGTGGTCCTCTACCGGCGAGGGCCGGCGCTCCTGAGCGCGTTGGCGCAGCACAGTTCGGTGCCTCCTCACCTCTGTCATGTCGACGGGGTGGTCGACGTGATCGCCACGGTGCCCAGCGAACGCATGACAGACGTCTGGAGCAGCGTCGTGCGGGCGTACCAGAACGACCCACCCAGGGAGGGGGCCGACCCCCGGCGGACGAGCGGACCACTGAAAAGACGCCCCGCAATCCTCGACGGCCAGCAGGGCGTCGAGTTCCACCAGAGTCTGCAGGTCGAATGGGCTCCCTCGCCCGACGCGGAGTACCTCCGGTTGGGGGAACACACCCATACGGAGCTCTGGGCGTTCTCCTACACCACGTCACGGGAGCTCATGATGGTCGTCGTGATCGGCACCAGCGTCACGGACATGTATGGCCCGGACGTCGCCCGCGCGGAGGCGGAGGAACTCGCGAAGGAACGCGTCGACGCGGTCCGCTCCAGCCTGACCATCCGGCGCTGACCGTGCCAGCGATCCAGGGCCTCTCGGCGCGATGACCCGAGGACAGCGGTGGACGGCGGCCGCCCTGACGATCGTGCTACTCGTCGGGATCGGCTACCAGCCCTGGCACCTACTCCCTCTGAGCGTCGGGAAAGGCACGTCACGCTGCCCGGACGCTTCTGTCCGCCTGCGCCTCCACCGCGACCCCCTCATCGTCTTCGCGGAGGAGCAGCAGGGCGCGACGCAGCTTCGCTGGCTTCCCCGGCCCGGACCGCTCGCCCGCCTCTGCAACGTCCTGGACATCGTCGAGATCGTCGAGAACGACGCCTCCGGACCGCTCGTCCGTCAGGCCGCCGAGGTGTGGGACGCCTACCTGCGGACGAGGCACGACGACTCGCAGAAGGACCCGTCACAGCCACCCACCACGGCTGGACCGCTCCAGAGCTCGCCGGACACCATCGACGGGCGAAGCGGCATGCGGCTCTCTCAACTCGTCCACGAGGAGTGGAAGCGCTTCGACGATCCTCGGCCGTCCACGCACACCTACTGGGACTATCAGGCGTTCGCCTACACCACGGGTCCGCGGTTCATCCTGCTCGTCGTGTTCGGGTACGCCACCGACACCGATGCCGACGCCGCCCGCAAGCACGCCGAGAGCCTCTCCAAGGATCGAAACGCCATGGCACGCCGAACCCTGGACACCCATCCCTGAGCCACGGTGGGCGGCGATCACACAGCACCGCGATCCGCTCGGCGACCTCCGCGGACACCCTGCCGACACAACCGATCGTTGTTCAGTTCGCCGTAGTGGTTGTTTGGCCTCGGACGACATCCCCCGCTTTGATTTCCCCCGACCAACATTTGGTTGTGCGAATGAGGAATGCCGACATGAGAAGTGCCGGTCGATTGGGGCGGGAGTTCGGGTGGCTCTGGGCGCTTACGTCACCAGCGCCCTCGGCACGCGGCTCGCGTTCGGAGCGTTCCCACTGATCGCCATCCAGGTGCTGCACATTCGAAGCCACCGGAGCCAACATCGCCGACCTCGGCGAGGAACACGGACACCGCGTCCTACGCGTACGCGGCAAAGGCGGCAAGGTCGTCCTCGCCCCACTACCCCCTGCCGTCGGACGAGCGCTCGACCGCGCCGTCGACGAACGATCCGGCGGACCGATCCTGCGCAACACCCCGGGGGCCGGATGGATCGGCACGCCGCGACCCGCCGCCTCGAGCACCTCGCGGCCACCGCCGGGATCCGGATGCCCAGGATGCACCCGCACATGCTCAGACACACTTTCGTCACCACCATGCTCGACGCCGGCGTCAGCCTCCGCGACACACAGATCGCCGCCCTCCACGCCGGCCCGCGCACCACGATGCGCTACGACCGAGCCCGCAAGAACCTCGACCGACACCCCAACTACATACTCGCCGCCTACATGGCCTCCGGAACGTAACGCGGATGCGCGACCGTGCCGACGAGAGTGCGTGTCAGATCGTCGCTTCGGTCGACGACCTATCGGAGTAAACCCGCGCCCGAATTACCCCGAAGTCACCGGCGGACATGGTGCTTCGCGCGAACGCACTACTATGCCGCGCAGCGGGCGTTCGGTGGGACTGCGTAGGCACGGCGGCGGTGCGTTCTCTCGCTGCGCACTGTTCTACGAGGTCGATCCTGCTGGAGACCAGCACCATCGCAGTGCCAGCGGAATCGTATACGTCACAGAGCTCGGCTAGTCCTGCATGTCGAGGCCGCTGCCGGCTTGGTCGAAATCGGTGAACGGCATGAGCACTGCAACCGGCGCGAACACCAACACCGCCAGAAGCCCGGCTAGCCACCCGACCGCGATCAGTAAGCAGGCGGTCAACGCCACACCGACCAGCATGAACGAACCGCCGAAGATGGTGCGATGACTCCAACGCCGCGCGTCGCACAGGTAATACCAGATCGGCACTGACACGATTCCCTGCCACATCAGAAGGAACGCGATCGCGCTCTGCCGGAACGCCAGTGCGGGAACCCATGCCCACGATGCAGTGATCAAGGCGACCCGAACCGCTTCCGCACGACGCTCGTAGACAGCCACGGCAACTCCTCGGGCCATCCACTCTAGAACTTGCCGACGACCGACGCTGGGCTCTCATGCGAATAATTCCTGGCCACGAAGTTGCACTCAAAGTTGCGCGGAGCGCGGCGCACTCTCCTGGCGCACTCTCCTGGCCGCGGCCAGCGTATTCGGCGAGGGCTGTGCTGGGGTGTCCGGCGCCCTGCGATGCTCACCTGGGTAGCTGGTGCAACGGGGGGTGAGAGTGTCAGGTCTGTATGACGAGATGATGGTCCTCATCGAGGCGCCCTTGTCCGCGCTGGTCGTGCCGCAGGTCCAGGTTCGATTCGATCGAGTGGTCGAGCGCTGGGACCTGCCCGAATCAGATCGTTCGGCGCTGCTGACGTGGGGACTACCCGTCGGGCCCGCACTGCGCCCGGCGCCGCAACCCGGCGCGCTCCCTACGCTGAGACCCACCGTAGCTGGTGAGCGAGAACGTCAGCTGGTCTCGGGCGACGAACAGCTTTACCTGTTAGGAATCGATGGCACCGACACCGATCCGGAACTAATGGTTCAAGTCGGTGCGATCGCCGGCACCGGGCGAGTCATGGGCATCAGCGCGCGTCCGATGACCGCCGATGACCTCGCTCCAGGGCTGCGCCCGTTCAAGCCAGACCTGTACTACCCGGCCGTCAGCCACTACAACGGATCGGTATCGGCGTTTGTCGAGGTCGCCTGGCGCTGGTATGCCGCCGACCGACTGATTGGAGACCATCCCGGACCCGACGACAGCGCGCCCCTCGAAGCGCATCACTGGTACTACGCAGAGTTGAAACTGTCGTGCGCAACCTTCCTCGCCCGGATGGCATTGCTCGATCCCACGCTAGGCGACAACGGCCTCGACTCAGCGTGGGCAGAAGAGATCTACGAGATCCTCCACTGGTTCTAATGCGACAGAGATCCAAGCGGCGCATCGGGAACGTAGCCGCTGCGGGCCACACGATTGGCCCTTGCGCGACGTTCTCGCGAGAGGCACAGCTCTTACTGAGACGTGGAGCTGCCTCTGATTCTCGCCCGACTGGGCATCCGTCCAGTCGGTGGCCCAAGGTCACTCGTCGAGCTGTTGGAGCAGCTCGCCGATCTCCGCACGTAAACCGTGGTCCTCATCGGAGAGCAGCTCGAGGGCCGCGCTCAACGCGGTCCGGGCCTCCGCGGTTCGGCCGAGCTCGGCAAGGAGCCGGCCGTGCAGGGTGTGGGCCGCCGTGACTTGCAGCGTGGCGTCGAGCGCGACGAACAGCTCGGCCGACGTCGCGGCGTGGGTCACGGCGTCGTCGAGGCGGTTCAGCCGAGCCAGGACACGTGCGGTGTCGTAGTGCATCATGCCGAGCTCCCACGTCTTCGCGGGCGTCTCCTCGGCGATCGTGTCGCCGAGCTTCGCCGCAGCCTCCAGCGCGGCGAGGCTCCGCTCGGGGCGGCCGGCCCAGTGCCAGGACAGCCCGGCGCCGCGACGGTTGTGGAGGTGCCGGAGCACGTCGTCGATCTCGGCGAACGCATCGGCGGCCTGCTCGTAGCGGATCGCGGCGGCTTCGTCGCGGTCGAGGCTGTCGAGAACATCGGCGGCGACGCCACGCGCCCGGCCCAGCGCGCCGTGCTCGCCGCGCACCGCGTACTCCTCGGCGGTCTCGTCCAGCAGTAGCAGCGCCTGTTCGTGGTAGCGGAGGTCGATGTAGCAGTCGGCCAGCAGGGACTTCGCGTCGAGCAACGTGTCGGCGTCCTCGTCGGCGGTCAGCGCGCCGATCGCCTCCTCGAGCGCGTCCACCGCCTCGTCCGGCCGCTCTCCGGCCAGGCACGCACGGGCCAAGTCGACCCGAACATGGCCCGCGGCGCGGGGAATGGCCGCGGCGTCGAGCGCGGTGACGGCGTCGGCGAACGCCGCGGCGGCGTCGGCCGGACGCTCGAGCTGGAACGCCACCCGTCCCCGCAGCCCGAGGGCTTCCGCGCGCTCGACCGGGTCGGTGAGGCGCGCTGCCTCGCCGAGGAGCGCGTACGCGTCCTCCAGCTCGCCGCCGACCGCACGGAGCCGGCCGGCGAGCAGCTGCGCGTCGTGCAGGGCCTCGGCCGGCGCCAGCGGTGTGAACAGCGCGATCGCCCGGTCGGCGTGCTCCGCCGCCTCGGCGTAGTGGGCCGGTCCGAACTCGGTGAGCAGCTGAGCGAGCAGTTGCTCCGCGTCGGCTCGACGGGCGGGCGCGTCCGCGTCGGACGCCGAGTCAGCGATCGCCAGCGCGCGGCGAGCGGCTTCGACCGCTTCCTCCCGGCGACCGACGATCCAACGGGCCTGCGAGAGCCGGAGGGCGGACGCGCACCGCTGCCCGGCGCTTCCCTCCGTGTCCACCAGCGCGGCCTCAATCTCGACGGCCGGTAAGCCCTCGTCCGCCCGGTCGGTCAGGCACAGCAGCAGCCCTCGCCGCTGCCGTGCCGCGGCCGCGCGGACGTCGTCGTGGCCGGCGAAGACGTCCGCGGCCTCCGACCAGAACCGGTCGGCAGCGGCCACGTCGCCGACCTGAGCCCGCTCGATGCCCGCGGCGATCAGGCGCCTTCCCCGCAGCACTCCGGTCGGCTCCGGGCAGAGCTCGTCGAAGCGCGCCCAAGCCGCCGCGATCGCGACGTCGTTGTCGAGGTATCCCTGCAGATCCGCCCAGTCGGCCAGTCCCTCGGGCGTCGCGGGCAGCTCGGGCGTCGGCCCGTCGGCCGCGCTCCCGACGGTCCCACCGGCCGGATCGCCTGACGACGCCGCCCGTCGGCGCGCGACCCCCGACAGCGGCAACGTGTCGGCCAGCGGTTCCGCTGCCAGCCGCTCGCGCGTCCGGATCCCCACCGCGGGCGTCCCGTTCCGCGCGTCGAACCGTGCGGCCAGCGCCAACGCTCGCGCAGCGAGCTCTTCCCCGAGCACGGCAGCCGAATGTTCCTCGCCGCCCCACCGAATGACGAGCTCGTCGTACCCGGCCGATGCGGTCTTCCGCAGCGCATCCGCCGCGGACGCGCTGAACACCAGGTCGGCCATTGGCGTCGCCGGGTCGTCCAGCCAACCGACGTGCCGCTGGATCAGCTCCACGGCCCGCGGCAGGTTGCCGGTCCGCGCGCAGAACGCCACGTGCTCGCCGATCAGCGCGAGGTCGCTGCGGGAGGTCTGCAGCTGCCGGTAGGCCCGTCGATGGGCGTCCGCCGCCTCGGTGTGCCTGCCGGTACGGACGAACGGCTCGAGCAACGCGGTCAGGATCGCCGCCGGCTGCTCGACGCAGGTCTGCGATCCGCTCAGCACCGGCGCCGCCACCGTCATCGCGTCCTCGTACCGCCCGGCGACCATCAGGTGCCGCGCCTTCTGCGTGGGCTCGCACCCGATGCAGTCCGAGAACTCGCCGCGCGGCGCGGCGCACCACAGCCGGTACTGCTCCGCCGCGTCGGCCTCGTCCCCGAGGTGATCGGCCAGCTCGGTGCGGAGCATGTACACCGGGTTCAACGACTGACCAGCCAACCGGTACCGACGCTCCATGTCGTCCAGCACCGCACGGGTCCGGTCGAGCGGAACCTCCGGAAACCCCGACAGCCCGCTGACCACGTACTTGAACGCCCACATCAGCGAGTGGTCGTAGTGCGGGTCGGCGTCGCCACGGTCGTAGACCGACAGGCACCAGGCGAACGGCACGAACACCTTCGCTTTCTCACCGGCGTAGTTGTACGCCTTGATCGCGAGGATGCGTGCGGCGTACTGCAGATCGGCGAGCTGCTGGGCGTCCGCGTGCCGGATGACCTCTTCGACGGCGGCCACCTGCGCGCGCCCGTAGGGCATCTGCCAGGCCGTGCCGAGCAGGTGGCGCAGATCGTGCGGGGTGGGGTTCATCGGTCGGTGTCTCCCATCGGCACGGCCTGCTCCAGCAGCCCGATGAACGAACGGTTGAGGAGCGCGGCGTCGGCTGGGCGGATCGGGTGGTAGCCCAGCAGCAGCGCCTGTCCGTAGAGCGCCTCGACGGCCAGCGCGACCAAGTGCGGATCGGTCAGTGCGCAGATCCGCCGGACCAGCGGGCTGCGGTGATTGAGCACGAGCTGCGGCCGTTCGTCGGTGGGCTTGTCGAACGCGGAGAGGACGCCGGCCCACAGCTCGTCGACCTGATCGCGGGTCGCCCGCAGTTCCGCGCGGAACGCGGCGGACCGGTCGACGAGGTAGAGCACCGGTACCGACGACGGCTCGAACGTGCGGAGGACGACCTCGCAGCCGAGTCGATCCATCGCGGTCTGCGCGGCCGCGAGGAACGGTCGCAGCGACAGCTCGACCTCCGGTTCCACCGAATCGAACCGGGTTGCGAGGTCGGTCGGGTCGAGCCGCTCGACGACGACGCCGTCGCCGAGGCCCGGTAGCCGCTCGATCAGCTCGCTGTCGTAGGTGTAGCCGCCGTTGACCACCGCGATGTCCTGCCCGGCCGCGACTCCGGCGAGTTGGCGGAAGTCGTCGGTCGTCGCGGTGTAGCGGATCACGCCGTAGCGGGCCCGGAAGTCGGCCAGCGGCATCCGGCCGACGTTCGTCTCCATCGGCCACCACTCGTCGACCAGCCGCAGCATGTCGTCGTCGTGCAGCGCCAACGCCTTCACGCCGAGGTGGTGGATCTCGAGGAACTTCGTCAACCGCGCCGGCGCGCTGTGAGCCAGCCCGACCAGCCAGCCGCGCAGCCGGTCGCCGATCGCGTCCCGGACCCGGTCGAGCAGCCCGTCCGCGTAGAGCGCCTCACGGCTGGCGGTCGGGCGCAGTTCGGTGGCGTCGACGACGCAGCGGGCGAAGAAGGCCCAGTCCGGTAGCAGCCCTTCCGCGGTCTCGGAGAGCAGCATCCGCTTGAGGTAGACGCGGTGGCCGCCGCGGTCGGCAGGGTTGGTCGCGACCGGCAGTACATATGCGACGCCGGTGAGAC
Coding sequences within:
- a CDS encoding transposase, which gives rise to MGIASSSIHTSRLPSATTPCAARSFAAIQSRFEEFDEVWGGKYPAIVRLWRNAWEQFVPFLDFPPELHRLIYTTNAIESLNARFPANHPPARALPQRPAALKVLYLVIRSPRPNRANVTGKPAAGKAS
- a CDS encoding Lrp/AsnC family transcriptional regulator gives rise to the protein MDADTLDPLDRQLLHALHLDGRAPFATIANVLGVSDRTVGRRVARLRATGAARVTAVVDNRATGSADWLVRLRVMPSGAGALARALAGRPDTSWVTVLSSGTEIVCLVRAPAGAPAPLETLTRHPHIRDAYAHRVLRHLMNRRWAGRTSALSDDQAAALQAPLSDNAAPIALNDLDRRLLPALAADGRAGYPHLARSVGWSESAVRRRLEDLRRSGAVRFDVEADPALFGFSTQCLLWLTVAPPRLAVVAQAVAGDTETAFVGAITGAANLLVIAVCRDETALYAYLSDRIGALRGVERVETAPITAYAKRVVPALP
- a CDS encoding site-specific integrase — its product is MDRHAATRRLEHLAATAGIRMPRMHPHMLRHTFVTTMLDAGVSLRDTQIAALHAGPRTTMRYDRARKNLDRHPNYILAAYMASGT
- a CDS encoding HSP90 family protein yields the protein MALRTTYRGRKRTSRNQVAGLRQNAFASRDAGRRPIRRKRVSGQRTFKVDLRGMVDLLSHHLYSSPRVYIRELLQNAVDAITARRASDPAAPARIALTTDGETLTVVDTGVGLTETQVHEFLATIGRSSKRDEIGFARHEFLGQFGIGLLSAFLVADEVRVVTRAEGCAAVEWVGRSDGTYRVGPTDRAETGTTVTLVARRGAEQWFRPVTVAELVAHYGAILPFEVTVDGEPATGSVLPWRIDGWGDAERRAALVGYAQETLGITPFDVVDLDVPEAGLTGVAYVLPVATNPADRGGHRVYLKRMLLSETAEGLLPDWAFFARCVVDATELRPTASREALYADGLLDRVRDAIGDRLRGWLVGLAHSAPARLTKFLEIHHLGVKALALHDDDMLRLVDEWWPMETNVGRMPLADFRARYGVIRYTATTDDFRQLAGVAAGQDIAVVNGGYTYDSELIERLPGLGDGVVVERLDPTDLATRFDSVEPEVELSLRPFLAAAQTAMDRLGCEVVLRTFEPSSVPVLYLVDRSAAFRAELRATRDQVDELWAGVLSAFDKPTDERPQLVLNHRSPLVRRICALTDPHLVALAVEALYGQALLLGYHPIRPADAALLNRSFIGLLEQAVPMGDTDR
- a CDS encoding MerR family transcriptional regulator, which codes for MLTIGELASYAGVTVRAVRHYHAKGLLPEPERDQSGYRRYDARAVVELIKIRTLAEAGVPLARVRELLRADEETFAAAIAEIDGRLRAEIRERQRHRQRIARLAVGDSLALPPEVVEYLDRLRALGVDERIVQVERDGWIPLAAHSPERVPEWIARKREQIADPQLIDFYLILGRAFDRAHDDTYLVELADKLAAYLTQIADEHGENHVSDVDVEPPLATLMDTLAFDAVPPARRLIELMRKRGWTGWTKLERAQPTDAQQDP
- a CDS encoding alpha/beta hydrolase — protein: MTKTGAIDVDGPRDWSGDETKGLKQDDRTVRHFTVHHDGVAIPVSRGGRGRPLILCPGLNSTQADLHTLIELLRHDNDVMTFDLRGHGRTSATDRYSFEAFLGDLVAVMAESRRLDLSSAPVLVGYSLGADLAVHYASERPETVAELVLIDGANPVPERFITEADLPDFRAMWEGLATQQEAKRGTAGQVLLTGRDILEVNLEVDAVRSGILDRYRQIDQPITMIMSTSMAGASGDERALRLNLNWRAGVDRLARARPHVSTFWLDADHGLVFSHAEHIAQIIRGERRSAD
- a CDS encoding SUKH-4 family immunity protein → MVLIEAPLSALVVPQVQVRFDRVVERWDLPESDRSALLTWGLPVGPALRPAPQPGALPTLRPTVAGERERQLVSGDEQLYLLGIDGTDTDPELMVQVGAIAGTGRVMGISARPMTADDLAPGLRPFKPDLYYPAVSHYNGSVSAFVEVAWRWYAADRLIGDHPGPDDSAPLEAHHWYYAELKLSCATFLARMALLDPTLGDNGLDSAWAEEIYEILHWF